A single Tenacibaculum sp. Bg11-29 DNA region contains:
- a CDS encoding OmpA family protein, protein MRNFFQAFLAFLIFAIIAQFFFTKKDELVKDNNNNTQSIKAKPLNIITAEISVKKDSVIKKSFSPKFNYNLTLLKFKHKFITSSKKTRVLFPKNFYYFKDSILNFLKNNKQKEIIITASYLKNEITKNNSNLGMSRAVYLKNKLVKHGINPNKIITKNKLAIYKYDSNGFYADGITIQHQNIPIKKIEQTTEELK, encoded by the coding sequence ATGAGAAACTTTTTTCAAGCTTTTCTCGCTTTTTTGATATTTGCTATTATTGCTCAATTTTTTTTTACTAAAAAAGACGAATTAGTAAAAGATAATAATAATAATACGCAAAGCATTAAAGCGAAACCGCTAAATATAATAACTGCTGAAATTTCAGTAAAAAAAGATTCTGTTATAAAAAAGAGTTTTAGTCCTAAATTTAATTATAATTTAACGCTACTAAAATTCAAACATAAATTTATTACCTCTTCAAAAAAAACTAGAGTTCTTTTTCCTAAAAATTTTTATTATTTTAAAGATTCAATCTTAAATTTCTTGAAAAATAATAAGCAAAAAGAAATTATTATTACAGCCAGTTATCTTAAAAATGAAATAACAAAAAACAACTCAAATTTAGGAATGTCTCGTGCTGTTTATTTAAAAAACAAGCTCGTGAAACATGGTATTAATCCAAATAAAATTATTACAAAAAATAAATTAGCTATTTATAAATACGATTCTAATGGCTTCTATGCTGATGGAATTACAATTCAACATCAAAATATACCTATAAAAAAGATAGAACAAACTACAGAAGAATTAAAATAA
- a CDS encoding DNA mismatch repair protein MutS, with the protein MTKNISNKTLQDLEFTTVLEQVAEHCITNLGKEKTLQVLPISNKRDLFFELNLVNEYLSSFENENRLPNHFFEDITEETKRLAIENSFLETEAFLRVATVTETVNEMKKFLKKFQTYYPTLFALSDKIELTSFVSDSIKEVITSYGKVADNASPILKQIRKDINGIRGKISESFTHALTRNISNGYLDDIKETVIDNQRVLAVTAMHRRKIKGSLLGSSKSGNIVYIAPQATLAYSRELQNLIYEEKQEVIKILRALASKIHPYTPLLNEYITFLTHLDVVGSKAKYARSINGLLPKITKEKKIFFKDAFHPVLWKKNKEQNIKTFSQTIRLDEKQQIIVISGPNAGGKSITLKTIGLLQLMLQSGLLIPVHERSETTLFNTILTDIGDNQSIENQLSTYSYRLKNMRSFLKKCDDSTLFLIDEFGTGSDPELGGALAEIFLEEFYERKAFGIITTHYANLKVLANELDNVTNANMQFDERTLEPLYNLFIGQAGSSFTFEVAQKNGIPYSLINRAKKRVETEKIRLDKTISNLQKERNRLQKTSDSLVKQKSKGQEHIESLQEKEQKLQSKLSGFQELYDNNQRMLSLGRKTNELLNKYFQTNNKKELSTEFLKWVTAEKTKHIKKSPLKKLTKTEKKQDEVTAKKQKEAIKKVEEEVLQKVIKVRAEKKEEAKKIAIEKAAYAYQINDRVRLIDGTSVGTIDKIEKKTVFINYGVFTTKAKLIQLELVEKFKKKK; encoded by the coding sequence TTGACTAAGAATATTTCAAATAAGACACTTCAAGATTTAGAATTCACAACAGTTTTAGAACAAGTTGCTGAACATTGTATTACTAATTTAGGAAAAGAAAAGACACTACAAGTTTTGCCTATTTCAAATAAGAGGGATTTATTCTTCGAATTAAATTTAGTAAACGAATACTTATCTTCATTTGAAAATGAAAATAGACTTCCAAATCATTTTTTTGAAGATATTACAGAAGAGACTAAACGATTAGCTATAGAAAATAGTTTTTTAGAAACCGAAGCTTTTTTAAGAGTCGCTACAGTTACTGAAACTGTAAATGAAATGAAAAAGTTTTTAAAAAAATTTCAAACCTACTACCCTACACTGTTTGCATTAAGTGACAAAATAGAACTTACTTCTTTTGTTTCTGATAGTATAAAAGAGGTAATTACTTCTTATGGTAAAGTTGCCGACAACGCCTCTCCTATTTTAAAACAAATAAGAAAAGACATTAACGGTATTCGTGGTAAAATATCAGAAAGTTTTACGCATGCTTTAACTAGAAATATTTCTAATGGTTATTTAGATGATATAAAAGAAACCGTTATAGATAATCAACGGGTTTTAGCCGTTACAGCAATGCATCGTCGAAAAATAAAAGGAAGTTTATTAGGTTCATCAAAATCTGGAAACATTGTTTATATCGCTCCGCAAGCAACCTTAGCCTATAGCCGAGAATTACAAAACTTAATTTACGAAGAGAAACAAGAAGTTATAAAGATATTAAGAGCTTTGGCTAGTAAAATTCATCCTTATACTCCTTTATTAAACGAATACATTACTTTTTTAACTCATTTAGATGTAGTTGGTTCAAAAGCCAAGTATGCAAGAAGTATAAATGGTTTATTACCAAAAATAACAAAAGAGAAGAAAATATTTTTTAAAGATGCCTTTCATCCTGTTTTATGGAAAAAAAATAAAGAACAAAATATAAAGACTTTTTCTCAAACTATTCGATTAGACGAGAAGCAACAAATTATTGTTATTTCAGGACCAAATGCTGGTGGAAAAAGTATTACACTAAAAACTATTGGTTTATTACAGCTTATGTTACAAAGCGGTTTATTAATACCCGTTCATGAACGTAGCGAAACCACTTTATTTAACACTATCTTAACAGATATAGGTGATAATCAATCTATAGAAAACCAACTAAGTACTTATAGCTACAGATTAAAAAACATGCGTTCTTTTTTAAAGAAATGTGATGATAGTACATTGTTTTTAATTGATGAGTTTGGAACAGGTTCTGACCCTGAATTAGGTGGAGCTTTAGCTGAAATTTTCTTAGAAGAGTTTTATGAAAGAAAAGCTTTTGGTATTATCACAACACATTATGCTAATTTAAAAGTATTAGCAAACGAGTTAGATAATGTAACTAACGCAAACATGCAGTTTGATGAACGCACCTTAGAACCTTTATATAATTTATTTATAGGACAAGCAGGTAGTTCTTTTACTTTTGAGGTAGCTCAGAAAAACGGAATTCCATATAGTTTAATTAACAGAGCAAAGAAAAGAGTAGAAACCGAAAAAATAAGGTTAGATAAAACGATATCTAATCTACAAAAAGAACGTAACCGTTTACAAAAAACCTCTGATAGCTTAGTTAAACAAAAATCTAAAGGTCAAGAACACATTGAAAGTTTACAAGAGAAAGAACAAAAATTACAAAGTAAACTTTCTGGTTTTCAAGAACTATACGATAACAATCAACGAATGTTATCTTTAGGTAGAAAAACAAATGAATTATTAAATAAATATTTTCAAACCAATAACAAAAAAGAACTATCTACTGAATTTTTAAAGTGGGTTACTGCAGAAAAAACAAAACACATAAAAAAAAGCCCACTAAAAAAGCTAACTAAAACAGAAAAAAAACAAGATGAAGTTACAGCAAAGAAACAAAAAGAAGCTATAAAAAAAGTAGAAGAAGAAGTACTTCAAAAAGTAATAAAAGTTAGAGCTGAAAAGAAAGAGGAAGCAAAAAAAATAGCAATCGAAAAAGCTGCTTATGCATATCAAATTAATGATCGTGTTCGATTAATTGATGGTACTTCTGTTGGTACAATTGATAAAATTGAAAAGAAAACAGTTTTTATTAATTATGGTGTATTTACCACCAAAGCAAAATTAATACAGTTAGAATTGGTAGAAAAATTTAAAAAAAAGAAATAA
- a CDS encoding LytTR family DNA-binding domain-containing protein, protein MIEAILIDDEYKALEGLLLKIKLFFPEIEITKTFQNPQEAIKFINLNKPDILFLDIEMPVLNGFDVLSQIENPNFEIIFVTAYNNYAIEAFQHCAIGYILKPIDNDELKTTINNAMKNVNQKNTLQKNEKLLNKLISINSKANKLIIPTNKGLLFIPYNEILHIEGYEGYTKIHTTNTSEIISSYNIGKYEKMLNNNFYKCHKSHIINLQKIRAFENEGYILLDDKKRVPVSKTKRKEFIDLFST, encoded by the coding sequence ATGATAGAAGCAATATTAATTGACGATGAATACAAAGCTTTAGAAGGGTTACTATTAAAAATAAAACTATTTTTTCCTGAAATTGAAATAACAAAAACATTCCAAAACCCGCAAGAAGCCATAAAATTTATCAATCTAAATAAACCAGACATTCTTTTTTTAGATATTGAAATGCCTGTTCTTAATGGTTTTGATGTATTGTCCCAAATTGAAAATCCTAATTTTGAAATTATTTTTGTCACAGCATATAATAATTATGCCATAGAAGCTTTTCAGCATTGTGCTATTGGATATATTTTAAAACCAATAGATAATGATGAACTTAAGACTACTATTAATAATGCGATGAAAAATGTTAACCAAAAAAATACCTTACAAAAAAATGAAAAGCTATTAAATAAGTTAATTTCTATTAATTCTAAAGCAAACAAGTTAATTATACCTACTAATAAAGGCTTATTATTTATACCTTATAATGAAATTTTGCATATTGAGGGTTATGAAGGTTACACCAAAATACACACAACTAATACTTCTGAAATTATAAGCTCATACAATATTGGTAAATATGAAAAAATGCTAAATAACAACTTTTATAAGTGTCATAAATCGCACATTATTAATCTACAAAAAATACGTGCTTTTGAAAACGAAGGTTATATTTTATTAGATGATAAAAAAAGAGTTCCTGTTTCTAAAACCAAACGAAAAGAATTTATAGATTTGTTCTCTACTTAA
- a CDS encoding histidine kinase has protein sequence MKQKKIHITLLLILIWSFSFAQQYINYSIKDGLPSNHVYRITQDYKGFIWIITDKGISKFDGKTFKNFTVKDGLPSNDIWSIRITPDNKIWYFSKANKLGYILNDKVYAFSSKKKKVLYPRAILQAKDSIIFNDGISSFALKDSIWETTLNLTLKNKITPTLKIIHPIIHSTGINNSRDSIFFYKKNKEKKLSTDSKVLNTISEHGQINDSLYINIGAHNYFIENFNKEEVYSFSYTSQNLPHNLKYFRYHNVNNQVQFTGMNFISYLGEKGVLKNTVSIPKNLNAHFSFIDNMGNIWSATFNKGVFMLPKEKQQVKTVGKNKKVQRLKLIKDNIYASIYKEGFFKIIDTLQPIIKNNGFQYSVTHITSLQTTFFSSEYNIFSYKNDKITKLNTPHETLGRNTFARKIIAFNGFLYGNNSFGIRKINSKKFTTEKEYQLNGASSFSKTTSQLFIGNQAGLFRLKNDSIVKLNSNKLFNKPVLSQVNLNNTFTVIGTDGFGAYITDGNTAIFINKTTDLSVQNIFIDSNKSIWLATQKGIYKVIKNKKTYTILHSYFESDGLLSNNTNSVVKKNDSLYVATDLGISILDLKQRRTNQLQGLYIKSIIVNTKNYITDSISIPYKNNNYTTVSFGAINYGSQQNLTYQYKLEPIHNKWITTNTPEINFTDLKPNTYHLELKVTNHQENEILKTVVIVITPLWWQTLWCKIGLFLFISFGIILFNRWTKQSIKESTRKNILKKQKDIEYQLYALRSQMNPHFVFNSLNAIQYFMTKNEMELSEKYLVKFSRLIRMFFDYSREKNITLEQEILLLKSYLEIEKMRFGDDFKFNFNIDESLNLDTKIPTMLLQPIVENAVNHGLFHKNGKGFIDISLKKSPFKNEFIIAIKDNGVGFLKSKEIQKKSIKKHTSRSTLIIADKIKLINESLEWHISQETIDLKGKNSSGTLVLLTFKKIKYDRSNIN, from the coding sequence TTGAAACAAAAAAAAATCCATATCACTTTACTATTAATTCTGATATGGAGTTTTTCATTTGCCCAACAATATATCAATTATTCTATAAAAGATGGTTTACCAAGTAACCATGTGTATAGAATAACTCAAGATTACAAAGGTTTTATTTGGATAATTACCGATAAAGGTATTTCTAAATTCGATGGTAAAACATTTAAAAACTTCACTGTAAAAGACGGCTTACCCTCTAATGATATTTGGAGTATAAGAATAACTCCAGATAATAAAATTTGGTACTTCTCTAAAGCAAATAAGTTAGGCTATATTTTAAATGATAAAGTATATGCCTTTTCTTCAAAAAAGAAAAAGGTACTATACCCTAGAGCTATTTTACAAGCAAAAGATTCAATTATTTTTAATGACGGAATTTCCTCTTTTGCTTTAAAAGATAGCATTTGGGAAACAACATTAAACCTTACTCTAAAAAATAAAATTACCCCAACACTAAAAATAATACACCCTATTATTCATTCTACGGGTATTAATAATTCTAGAGACAGCATTTTTTTTTATAAAAAAAATAAAGAAAAAAAACTTTCTACAGATAGTAAAGTACTTAATACGATATCAGAACATGGGCAAATAAACGATAGTTTATATATAAACATTGGAGCACATAATTATTTTATAGAAAATTTTAATAAAGAGGAAGTATATTCATTCTCTTACACATCACAAAATTTACCTCACAACCTTAAATATTTCAGATATCATAATGTAAATAATCAGGTACAATTTACAGGAATGAACTTTATTAGTTATTTAGGTGAAAAAGGAGTATTAAAGAATACAGTATCTATTCCTAAAAACCTAAATGCTCATTTTTCATTTATAGATAATATGGGTAATATCTGGTCGGCAACCTTTAATAAAGGTGTTTTTATGCTTCCTAAAGAAAAACAACAGGTAAAAACGGTAGGAAAAAATAAAAAAGTACAGCGCCTAAAACTCATTAAAGACAACATATATGCAAGCATATATAAAGAAGGTTTTTTTAAAATTATAGATACTTTACAACCTATTATAAAAAACAACGGTTTTCAATATAGCGTTACTCATATAACCTCTTTACAAACTACTTTTTTTTCTTCAGAATATAATATTTTCTCATATAAAAACGACAAAATAACAAAACTAAATACACCACATGAAACACTAGGCAGAAATACTTTTGCTCGTAAAATTATAGCGTTTAATGGTTTTTTATATGGAAACAACTCCTTTGGAATTCGTAAAATAAATAGTAAAAAATTTACAACAGAAAAAGAATACCAACTCAATGGTGCTTCTTCATTTTCAAAAACAACATCACAATTATTTATAGGAAATCAAGCTGGATTGTTTAGACTAAAAAATGACAGCATTGTAAAACTTAACAGCAACAAATTATTTAATAAACCGGTACTAAGTCAAGTGAATTTAAACAACACTTTTACGGTTATAGGTACTGATGGTTTCGGAGCCTATATAACCGATGGAAACACAGCTATCTTTATTAATAAAACAACCGATTTAAGTGTTCAAAATATCTTTATTGATTCTAACAAAAGTATCTGGTTAGCTACACAAAAAGGTATTTACAAAGTCATAAAAAACAAAAAAACATATACTATTTTACATTCCTATTTTGAATCTGATGGGTTACTTTCTAATAATACCAATAGTGTTGTTAAAAAAAATGATTCTCTTTATGTGGCTACAGATTTAGGTATTTCTATTCTAGATTTAAAGCAACGAAGAACAAATCAATTACAAGGTTTATATATAAAATCAATTATAGTAAACACCAAAAATTATATAACCGATAGTATTTCTATTCCTTATAAAAACAATAACTACACAACCGTTTCTTTTGGTGCAATAAATTATGGCAGTCAACAAAACCTAACCTATCAATATAAACTAGAACCAATTCATAATAAATGGATCACTACAAATACTCCTGAAATTAATTTCACCGATTTAAAGCCAAACACCTATCATTTAGAACTAAAAGTTACGAATCATCAAGAAAATGAAATATTAAAAACAGTTGTTATAGTAATTACACCATTATGGTGGCAAACCTTATGGTGTAAAATTGGTCTGTTTTTATTTATATCTTTTGGTATTATCTTATTTAATAGATGGACTAAACAAAGCATAAAAGAAAGTACTCGAAAAAATATTTTAAAAAAACAAAAAGATATTGAGTATCAACTTTATGCATTACGTTCACAAATGAATCCTCATTTTGTATTCAATTCCTTAAATGCAATTCAATATTTCATGACCAAAAATGAAATGGAATTATCTGAAAAATATTTAGTTAAATTTTCAAGATTAATACGAATGTTTTTCGATTATTCAAGAGAAAAGAATATTACTTTAGAGCAAGAAATTTTATTATTAAAAAGTTATTTAGAAATAGAAAAAATGAGATTTGGAGATGATTTTAAATTTAACTTCAATATTGATGAATCTCTAAATTTAGACACCAAAATACCTACAATGTTATTACAACCTATTGTAGAAAATGCTGTAAATCATGGATTATTTCATAAAAACGGAAAAGGGTTTATCGATATTTCTTTAAAAAAATCTCCTTTTAAAAATGAATTTATTATAGCTATAAAAGATAATGGTGTTGGTTTTCTAAAATCTAAAGAAATTCAAAAAAAATCAATTAAAAAACATACTTCAAGATCTACATTAATAATTGCTGATAAAATTAAATTAATAAATGAATCTTTAGAATGGCATATCTCTCAAGAAACTATTGATTTAAAAGGTAAAAACAGCTCTGGAACCTTAGTATTATTAACCTTTAAAAAAATTAAATATGATAGAAGCAATATTAATTGA
- a CDS encoding putative metal-binding motif-containing protein: MKKLILQIFIPLVLISIAILITGSGCSGHPDPDEARWYIDVDGDSFGKDGLPVYAIQQPVGYVDNFLDCDDDDANAHPNGTEITDNLIDEDCNGKFSYTFYSDKDGDGFGSPDPIIIEINNHTTAPNNYSWFAGDCNDNDVEVHPKADEIANNGIDDNCDGETDTVERYIDADGDGYGSQNASAAQGVFNNLDCDDTDSAIHPYIREIPNDGKDSNCDGNDNT; encoded by the coding sequence ATGAAAAAATTAATATTACAAATTTTTATTCCACTGGTCTTAATTTCAATAGCAATCTTGATTACAGGTTCTGGATGCTCTGGACATCCTGACCCTGATGAAGCTAGATGGTATATAGACGTCGATGGGGATAGTTTTGGTAAAGACGGTCTTCCTGTATACGCAATACAACAACCAGTTGGTTATGTTGATAATTTTCTAGATTGCGATGACGACGATGCTAATGCCCATCCAAACGGTACAGAAATCACAGATAATTTAATAGATGAAGATTGCAACGGAAAGTTTTCTTACACTTTTTATAGCGATAAAGATGGTGATGGATTTGGAAGCCCTGATCCTATAATCATAGAAATTAACAATCATACCACAGCTCCTAATAATTATTCTTGGTTTGCTGGTGACTGCAATGATAATGATGTTGAAGTTCATCCAAAGGCAGACGAAATTGCAAATAATGGAATTGATGATAATTGTGATGGAGAAACAGACACTGTTGAGCGCTATATCGATGCTGACGGTGATGGGTATGGTTCACAAAATGCATCAGCTGCTCAAGGAGTATTTAATAATTTAGATTGTGATGATACAGATAGTGCGATTCATCCATACATAAGAGAAATACCAAATGATGGAAAAGATAGCAATTGTGATGGAAATGATAATACATAA
- a CDS encoding prolipoprotein diacylglyceryl transferase, protein MYPKLFEIQNTTIYTYAICIVFGTLLAVLYTKWQAKKRLETYLPNSFFYIVFIIGFIGGKLFLFFEKPLSYIQNPQSILSVFSGGFVFYGSFICITITIILYLKKHKVPVLPMLDILAITTTIVHSIGRIGCFFAGCCHGKETNSVFGITFPNTKSIAVHPTQLYEVFSILIIMVLLFIIKQKKKFNGQIFMSYVVLYAITRSFLEFFRGDKRGFIIENILSHSQFIAFSLLLLMAFFYLKLKKTITI, encoded by the coding sequence ATGTATCCAAAACTATTCGAGATTCAAAATACAACTATTTATACTTATGCTATTTGTATTGTATTCGGTACACTATTGGCTGTACTATACACTAAATGGCAGGCTAAAAAAAGACTAGAAACATACCTACCTAATTCATTTTTTTATATTGTATTTATAATCGGTTTTATTGGTGGCAAGTTGTTTTTGTTTTTTGAAAAGCCTTTATCCTATATACAAAACCCACAAAGTATACTTTCCGTTTTTTCTGGAGGTTTTGTTTTCTATGGTTCCTTTATATGCATTACAATAACAATTATTTTGTACCTAAAAAAACATAAAGTTCCTGTTTTGCCAATGTTAGATATCTTAGCTATTACTACAACAATTGTTCACTCTATTGGACGCATTGGTTGTTTTTTTGCAGGATGCTGTCATGGAAAAGAAACAAATTCTGTATTTGGAATTACTTTTCCCAATACAAAATCAATTGCAGTTCATCCTACACAACTTTATGAAGTTTTTTCTATTCTAATTATTATGGTTTTGCTTTTTATTATCAAACAAAAGAAAAAATTTAATGGTCAGATATTTATGTCTTATGTTGTTTTATATGCCATCACCAGAAGTTTTTTAGAATTTTTTAGAGGGGATAAAAGAGGATTCATAATTGAAAATATACTATCGCATTCACAATTTATAGCCTTCTCTCTATTATTACTTATGGCTTTTTTCTATTTAAAATTAAAAAAAACAATAACTATTTAA
- a CDS encoding uracil-DNA glycosylase codes for MLVEISDAWKHVLDLEFEKTYFKKLQSFIKDEYNSNKCYPKEEAIFAAFNYCSFNDLKVVIIGQDPYHGIGQANGLCFSVHDKIKHPPSLKNIFKEIETDLEIPYPISGDLSRWAKQGVLLLNATLTVREGEAGSHQKQGWEQFTDEVIKKISDDKEGVVFLLWGKFAENKGSIIDRKKHTVFTAPHPSPLGAWRGWFNSKHFSKTNTFLNAKNKKIIQW; via the coding sequence ATGCTGGTAGAAATTTCAGATGCATGGAAACATGTTTTAGACTTAGAATTTGAGAAAACATATTTTAAGAAATTACAAAGTTTCATAAAAGATGAATACAATAGTAACAAATGTTATCCGAAGGAAGAAGCTATTTTTGCGGCGTTTAATTATTGTTCTTTTAATGATTTAAAAGTAGTAATTATTGGTCAAGATCCATATCATGGTATCGGGCAAGCAAACGGACTCTGTTTTTCTGTTCATGATAAGATTAAGCATCCTCCGTCATTAAAAAATATTTTTAAAGAAATTGAAACGGATTTAGAAATACCGTATCCTATTTCAGGAGATTTATCTCGTTGGGCAAAACAAGGAGTTTTATTATTAAATGCAACTTTAACCGTTAGAGAAGGGGAGGCAGGAAGTCACCAGAAACAAGGTTGGGAACAATTTACAGATGAGGTTATAAAAAAGATATCAGATGATAAAGAAGGTGTAGTTTTTTTACTCTGGGGAAAATTTGCAGAAAATAAAGGTAGCATTATAGATCGTAAAAAACATACTGTATTTACAGCTCCACATCCGTCTCCTTTAGGAGCGTGGAGAGGGTGGTTTAATTCTAAGCATTTTTCTAAAACAAATACTTTCTTAAATGCAAAAAATAAAAAAATCATACAATGGTAG
- a CDS encoding glycosyltransferase family protein: MKILYAFQGTGNGHASRAIEIIPYLQQKGDVDVLISGYQCDLDLPFNVKYKYYGLSFIFGKKGGISFWKTIKKMKLKNLLKEIKSVPLEKYDLIINDFEPVTAWASKFKRSQIISLSHQNAVLDANAPKQGIYRIERLILKYYAPVKIKFGFHFNIYSSSTFTPIIRKEIRYSNITNKKHYTVYLPSYSDKKIIKILSKIKNTKWEVFSKNTKEYIFKNNVIIKPINGPNFIKSICSSEGVICGAGFETPAEALYLQKKLLVIPMRNQYEQQCNALSLKQMGIPVLKKFNKRQVIKISSWVNAKQSIKVNYPDITKDILNTVMIPYYKQIHIPITTIV; the protein is encoded by the coding sequence ATGAAAATTTTATATGCTTTTCAAGGTACGGGAAACGGGCACGCAAGTAGAGCAATCGAAATAATACCTTATTTACAGCAAAAAGGAGATGTTGATGTGTTAATTAGTGGTTATCAATGTGATTTAGATCTTCCTTTTAACGTAAAATATAAATATTATGGATTAAGTTTCATTTTTGGAAAAAAAGGCGGTATTTCTTTTTGGAAGACAATAAAAAAAATGAAACTTAAAAATTTATTAAAAGAAATAAAATCTGTCCCCTTAGAAAAATACGATCTAATTATCAATGATTTCGAACCTGTTACAGCTTGGGCATCTAAATTTAAACGTAGTCAAATAATATCTTTGAGTCATCAAAATGCTGTTTTAGACGCGAATGCTCCTAAACAAGGAATCTACAGAATAGAACGATTGATTTTAAAATATTATGCTCCTGTAAAAATAAAATTTGGTTTCCATTTTAATATATATTCATCTAGTACTTTTACTCCAATCATCCGTAAAGAAATAAGGTATAGTAATATTACAAATAAGAAGCATTATACCGTTTACCTTCCTTCATATAGTGATAAAAAAATTATTAAGATACTTTCTAAAATTAAAAACACAAAATGGGAGGTTTTTTCAAAAAACACAAAAGAATACATTTTCAAAAACAATGTTATAATAAAACCAATCAATGGTCCCAATTTTATTAAAAGTATTTGTTCTAGTGAAGGTGTTATATGTGGTGCTGGTTTTGAAACACCCGCGGAAGCATTGTATCTACAAAAAAAATTATTGGTTATACCTATGAGAAACCAATATGAACAACAATGTAATGCATTGTCTTTAAAACAAATGGGAATACCTGTTTTAAAAAAATTTAATAAAAGACAAGTTATAAAAATTTCATCATGGGTAAACGCTAAACAATCGATAAAAGTTAATTATCCCGATATTACTAAAGATATATTAAATACAGTTATGATACCATACTATAAGCAAATCCATATACCTATTACTACCATTGTATGA
- a CDS encoding UDP-2,3-diacylglucosamine diphosphatase produces MKKRKLDIAVISDVHLGTYGCRATELHNYLKSINPKILILNGDIIDIWQFKKRYFPKPHMKIIKQLMSYITSGTKVYYITGNHDEMLRKFKGFRLGSFEIVNKLVLDIDGKKGWFFHGDVFDVTMQHSKWLAKLGSIGYDTLIIINTAVNWTSNKLGYGKLSFSKKIKNSVKSAVKFINNFEKIVSEIAISKKYDYVVCGHIHHPEIKSIQNKNGGTTYLNSGDWIENLTSLEYHNKSWSLYEYEKDEIAKNIYKNTNANDPDFMNTESSNHKIFEELLKEFNIN; encoded by the coding sequence ATGAAAAAAAGAAAATTAGATATTGCTGTTATTTCTGATGTGCATTTAGGTACTTATGGGTGTAGGGCTACCGAATTACATAATTATTTAAAATCTATAAATCCCAAAATATTAATCTTAAATGGAGACATCATTGATATTTGGCAGTTTAAAAAAAGATACTTTCCTAAACCACACATGAAGATTATAAAACAGCTAATGTCTTATATTACTTCTGGTACAAAAGTATATTACATTACTGGAAATCATGATGAAATGCTACGGAAATTTAAAGGATTTCGTCTTGGTAGTTTTGAAATTGTAAACAAATTAGTTCTTGATATTGACGGTAAGAAAGGTTGGTTTTTTCATGGTGATGTTTTTGATGTAACGATGCAACACTCTAAATGGTTAGCAAAACTTGGTAGTATTGGGTATGATACTTTAATTATTATAAATACAGCCGTAAACTGGACAAGTAATAAACTTGGTTACGGAAAATTATCTTTTTCTAAAAAAATAAAAAACAGTGTTAAAAGTGCTGTGAAATTCATTAATAATTTTGAAAAAATAGTTTCAGAAATAGCGATATCAAAAAAATATGATTATGTGGTTTGCGGACACATACATCATCCCGAAATAAAATCAATCCAAAATAAAAACGGAGGTACTACCTATTTAAACTCTGGAGATTGGATTGAGAACTTAACCTCTTTAGAATATCATAACAAATCTTGGTCGCTGTATGAATATGAAAAAGATGAAATTGCTAAGAATATTTATAAAAATACAAACGCTAATGATCCTGATTTTATGAATACTGAAAGTAGTAACCATAAAATTTTTGAAGAACTTTTAAAAGAATTTAATATTAATTAA